GAGGCGCAGAACACGACCTCCGAGCAGATGAAGATGTTCCTCACGCGCCTCGGCTTCGGATCGAAGGCGGTCGTCACCGGCGACATCACGCAGATCGATCTGCCGCCGGGCAAGGTCTCCGGGCTCGTCGAGGCCCTGCGCATCGTGCGGGAGATCGAGGGCATCGCGTTCGTCCACTTCGACGAGACCGACGTCGTGCGCCACAGGCTGGTCCAGCAGATCGTGAAGGCGTACGAGGCGTACGGCGCCGCCGCGGGCGGCCGGCGCGACGTCGACACCACCCAATGACCGCCGACGACCCCGACTCCCGTCCGGCACCGGCGGCGCGCGTGTCGCGCTCGCGGTCGCGGCGCCACGCCCCGCGTCTTGCCGTCGCGGTGGTCGATGGGCGCGGCCGTCCGGCCGTGGCACCCGGCCTCGCCCGTTGGCTCGTGCGCGTCGCTCCCGCGCGTCTCTCCGGCGAGGTGACCGTCGCGCTCGTCAGCGACCGGCGCGTGCGGGCCCTCAACGCGACTTACCGCGGCGTCGATTCCGCCACCGACGTGCTCTCGTTCCCCTCCGACACGCCCGGCTGGCTCGGCGACGTCGTCATCGCCTCGGGGGTGGCCGCCAGGCAGGCGCGGAACGCCGGACACTCTCTCGCCACGGAGCTCCGCGTGCTCGCGCTCCACGGGCTCCTGCACCTCGCGGGGTACGATCATGAGCGCGCGGACGATCGAGGCCGAATGGCCCGCGCGGAGCGTCGGTTGCGCGCCAGGGGCGGCCTGCGCGAAGGGCTCATCGAGCGCGGAGGGCGACGATGACGCCGCTGGCGCTCTTCCTGCTCGGTTGCGCCATGATCTACGTGGGGACGGTGCAGGCGGCCTTCAGCGCCCTGATGCGCCTGTCGTTGCGCCTGATGGCCGAACGGGCGGGGCGGAGCGAGCTGCTCGATCACTATCTCGAGGACCCGCCGCGCCTCTTCATTCCGGCTCGGATCCTCCTTGGCCTGATGCTCGTGCTCTCGGCCGAGCTGTTCTCGCTCCAGATCGGCCTCGGCACGCTGCGCGGCATCAGCCTGGTGCTGTTCTGCCTCGCGGCCTTCGTCATCGTCTGCGAGCACCTCGTGCCGCAGCTGATTGCGAGGGGCAACCCGCAGGCGGTGCTCGAAGTGTTGCTGCCGTCGTTTCGCTGGATCGAGACGGCCGTCTCGCCGATCACCGCCCTGCTGCTGCGCGTCGCCGAACGGCGCGAGCGCGCCACCGCGTCCGGTGAGACGGGTGAGCGGGGTGACGAAGGCGTCGACGACGGCACGGCGGGACGCGAGGAGGAGCACGACGAAGCCGAGGAGCGGCGCCTGCTTCGTTCGATCGTCGATTTCGGCGACCTGCTCGTGCGCGAGGTCATGACGCCCCGTCCCGACATCGTGGCCATTCCGGCGGAGGCGACGATCGACGAGCTTCGGGCCTTCTTCCGCGAGCAGGAGTACTCGCGCATTCCCGTCTATCAGGAGAACCTCGACAACATCCTGGGCTTCGCGTTCGTCAAGGACCTGATCAAGCGGGCGGGCGAGCCCGGACTGCGCACGGCCACCGACATCATGCGGCCGGCCTACTTCGTGCCCGAGACCAAGCGCGTACCCGAACTGCTCAAGGAGTTCCAGCAGCAGCAGGTGCAGTCGGCGATCGTCGTCGACGAGTACGGGGGCACGGCCGGCCTCGTCAGCCTCGAGGACCTGCTGGAGGAGATCGTCGGCGAGATCCGCGACGAGTACGACGTCGAGACCGAGCCGATCGTCGACGAGGGGGGCGGGTCGTTCGTCTTCAGTGGGAAGGTCGGCGTCGGCGACCTCGCAGAACGCCTCGGCATCGACGTGGCCGGGGCGGGCTTCGAGACCGTCGGCGGGTTCCTGCTCAGTCATCTCGGCCGGGTCCCCGGCGTCGGCGAGTCGCTGGAGATCGACGGGTTGACCGTCGAGGTCCTCGAGGCCGAGCGCCGCCGGGTGCACCGGGTTCGCGTCAGGAGGACCCAGCCGGCCGTGCCCGCCGACGTGTGAGGCGCTCGGCTCTGGCTCGCCCGTACGGAACGCCTCAGCCAGGCGGCAACGCGACCCAGAACGTCGTGCCCGCCTCCTCGGTCGACGAGAACCCGATGCAGCCGCCGAGGCATCGTTCGACGAGCACGCGGGCGCTGTACGTGCCCATGCCCCGCCCACGCCCTGCCTTGGTCGAGAACGACCGCTGAAAGACCTGCAGCCGGACCGCCTCCGGCATGACCCCGACGTTGTGGACCTCGAAACGCTGCGACGTCCCGTCCCGGAAGCGGAGGCCGACGCGCCCGCCCGGCGCGCTTGCTTCGAGCGCGTTCTTCACGAGGTTGCCCAGGGCGCGGCGGAGCAGCACCGGGTCG
The Acidobacteriota bacterium DNA segment above includes these coding regions:
- the ybeY gene encoding rRNA maturation RNase YbeY — translated: MTADDPDSRPAPAARVSRSRSRRHAPRLAVAVVDGRGRPAVAPGLARWLVRVAPARLSGEVTVALVSDRRVRALNATYRGVDSATDVLSFPSDTPGWLGDVVIASGVAARQARNAGHSLATELRVLALHGLLHLAGYDHERADDRGRMARAERRLRARGGLREGLIERGGRR
- a CDS encoding hemolysin family protein, translating into MTPLALFLLGCAMIYVGTVQAAFSALMRLSLRLMAERAGRSELLDHYLEDPPRLFIPARILLGLMLVLSAELFSLQIGLGTLRGISLVLFCLAAFVIVCEHLVPQLIARGNPQAVLEVLLPSFRWIETAVSPITALLLRVAERRERATASGETGERGDEGVDDGTAGREEEHDEAEERRLLRSIVDFGDLLVREVMTPRPDIVAIPAEATIDELRAFFREQEYSRIPVYQENLDNILGFAFVKDLIKRAGEPGLRTATDIMRPAYFVPETKRVPELLKEFQQQQVQSAIVVDEYGGTAGLVSLEDLLEEIVGEIRDEYDVETEPIVDEGGGSFVFSGKVGVGDLAERLGIDVAGAGFETVGGFLLSHLGRVPGVGESLEIDGLTVEVLEAERRRVHRVRVRRTQPAVPADV